In bacterium, a single genomic region encodes these proteins:
- a CDS encoding DUF935 domain-containing protein produces MLTSEKRKRPRGRRGGGRSRMAITVGRELSGWQADPLAAVFGSLAPNPDRTLEEHSGEGLQLYNEMLRKDSQLALCFRLRALNVTAQGWRVAPGGEGRADIELADWVGRVLEGVEGFHLSRGQFFRGVSHGFAPAEIMFEARPKGEVGIAGFRNRDPERFRFDREGRLVLVGLAGADEKAMPRDKFILNTWGADETPYGRGLLAQLYPLWYFKNNAVKELVRFIEKFGAPYLWANYPQGTSGTEQDALLDVLRRMQGNSVGIGPEGTEIKITEVGRAGVIEVFRFIIQEYVDRQYAKAILGQTLSTESESGTFALARFQEKSQQHILEDDSLWQQEQLDRVIRTLVDLNFGPPESGRYPRFRIPYEEEKDLAAYLGAVSTAVNDLGLRVPEAWLRGQIGVPAPLTEEACLAGRGGPEKGPETVPDEAPEEETENKQPQDEGEEDGKAGA; encoded by the coding sequence ATGCTGACAAGCGAGAAAAGAAAACGGCCGCGCGGCCGTCGCGGTGGAGGGCGCTCGCGGATGGCGATCACGGTGGGGCGGGAGTTGTCGGGCTGGCAGGCCGACCCGCTGGCCGCGGTGTTCGGCTCTCTGGCCCCCAACCCCGACCGCACGCTGGAGGAGCACTCCGGCGAGGGCCTGCAACTGTACAACGAGATGCTGCGCAAGGACAGCCAGCTGGCGCTGTGTTTCCGCCTGCGCGCCCTGAACGTGACCGCCCAGGGCTGGCGTGTGGCGCCCGGCGGCGAGGGCCGCGCCGACATCGAGCTGGCCGACTGGGTGGGCCGCGTGCTGGAGGGCGTGGAGGGCTTTCACCTCAGCCGCGGGCAGTTTTTCCGTGGGGTGTCGCACGGGTTCGCGCCGGCCGAGATCATGTTCGAGGCCCGGCCGAAGGGTGAGGTGGGGATAGCCGGTTTCCGCAACCGCGACCCGGAGCGTTTCCGTTTCGACCGCGAGGGACGCCTGGTGCTGGTGGGACTGGCCGGGGCGGATGAGAAAGCCATGCCCCGCGATAAGTTCATCCTCAACACCTGGGGCGCGGACGAGACCCCCTACGGACGGGGCCTGCTGGCTCAGCTCTACCCGCTCTGGTATTTCAAGAACAACGCGGTCAAGGAACTGGTGCGCTTCATCGAAAAGTTCGGCGCGCCCTACCTGTGGGCCAACTACCCACAGGGCACGAGCGGCACGGAGCAGGATGCCCTTCTGGACGTGCTGCGGCGCATGCAGGGCAACTCGGTGGGGATCGGCCCCGAGGGCACGGAGATCAAGATCACCGAGGTGGGCCGCGCGGGTGTGATCGAGGTGTTCCGCTTCATCATCCAGGAATACGTGGACCGTCAGTACGCCAAGGCGATCCTGGGTCAGACCCTGAGCACGGAGAGTGAGAGCGGCACGTTCGCCCTGGCGCGGTTTCAGGAGAAGAGCCAGCAGCATATCCTGGAGGATGACTCGCTCTGGCAGCAGGAGCAGCTCGACCGGGTGATCCGCACCCTGGTGGACCTGAATTTCGGGCCGCCGGAGAGCGGGCGCTACCCGCGATTCCGTATCCCATACGAGGAGGAAAAGGACCTGGCGGCCTACCTGGGCGCGGTGAGCACAGCGGTGAACGACCTGGGCCTGCGCGTGCCGGAGGCCTGGCTGCGCGGCCAGATCGGGGTGCCGGCCCCGCTGACCGAGGAGGCCTGCCTGGCCGGACGCGGCGGGCCGGAGAAGGGACCGGAAACAGTCCCGGATGAGGCCCCGGAAGAAGAAACTGAGAATAAACAACCGCAAGACGAGGGGGAAGAGGATGGAAAAGCAGGCGCTTGA
- the terL gene encoding phage terminase large subunit — protein sequence MRQTAGSSRKRRPESIPSEKQSAGSWRDSIERLPEPERRRLQGELDVGLFARLFLPHYCRAPESGFHREMYELLGGAVRGGEGQRIAVAAPRESAKSTLATLFLPLWCICYPETARRHFILIAGDTLAQAQSHVGDIKIELESNPRLAESFPELCGPGPLWTRKEIVTRNGIKVTARGTGGGIRGLRNRQWRPDLLIGDDLENDRNSRTAEQRDRITEWFYKAFSKCASKEAVIVVIGTVLHTDSLLPRLLKNPVFYSRKWQGVIAWSAENGLWEQWERLFTDLSQPPRQRKARADGFFAANRERMLDGTQVIWPAHRSYYDLMQLRVAEGPASFDSEIQNEPVNPRDCLFQPEWFRYFEESELDTAGLTLVAAVDPSLGGAGRYNDPSAIICLGRDKLGAVYVLEAEIEKRSPDSIIEAVLELYSRRAPALIGVESVQFQEFFKDELRRRAKEAGIYPPVRGIKSTKDKLLRIQRLQPLVCNGTLRFQKRQHSLLDQLRLFPKAEHDDGPDALEMALQMLEKVSRPEGFHFESPRTSTQQLRKVFG from the coding sequence GTGAGACAAACAGCCGGGAGTTCGCGGAAGCGGCGGCCGGAATCCATACCCTCGGAGAAACAGAGCGCCGGGAGCTGGCGGGACAGTATCGAAAGGCTGCCGGAGCCTGAGCGTCGCCGCCTTCAGGGCGAGCTGGACGTGGGCCTGTTTGCCCGGCTGTTCCTGCCACACTACTGCCGCGCCCCGGAGAGCGGGTTCCACCGCGAGATGTACGAGCTTCTGGGAGGCGCGGTGCGGGGCGGCGAGGGCCAGCGGATCGCGGTGGCGGCGCCGCGCGAAAGCGCCAAGAGCACCCTGGCCACGCTCTTTCTGCCGCTGTGGTGTATCTGCTACCCGGAAACGGCCCGGCGGCATTTCATCCTGATCGCCGGGGACACCCTGGCCCAGGCGCAGAGCCATGTCGGGGACATCAAGATCGAGCTGGAGTCGAACCCGCGGCTGGCTGAAAGTTTCCCGGAACTCTGCGGCCCCGGGCCGCTCTGGACACGCAAGGAGATAGTCACCCGCAACGGGATCAAGGTGACCGCGCGCGGCACCGGGGGCGGCATCCGCGGCCTCAGGAACCGTCAATGGCGGCCCGACCTTCTGATCGGCGACGACCTGGAAAACGATAGGAACAGCCGCACCGCGGAGCAGAGGGACAGGATAACCGAATGGTTCTACAAGGCTTTTTCCAAATGCGCCTCCAAAGAGGCGGTGATCGTGGTGATCGGCACGGTGCTGCACACGGACAGCCTTCTGCCGCGTCTGCTGAAAAACCCGGTGTTCTACAGCCGCAAATGGCAGGGCGTGATCGCCTGGAGCGCCGAGAACGGGCTGTGGGAGCAGTGGGAGCGTCTGTTCACCGACCTGTCGCAGCCGCCCCGTCAGAGGAAGGCGCGGGCGGATGGTTTCTTCGCGGCCAACCGCGAGCGGATGCTGGACGGCACGCAGGTGATCTGGCCCGCGCACCGCAGCTACTACGACCTGATGCAGCTGCGCGTGGCCGAGGGCCCGGCCAGTTTCGACAGCGAAATCCAGAACGAGCCGGTCAACCCGCGCGACTGCCTGTTCCAGCCGGAGTGGTTCCGCTATTTCGAGGAGAGCGAGCTGGACACGGCCGGTCTGACCCTGGTGGCGGCGGTCGACCCCTCGCTGGGCGGGGCCGGACGGTACAACGATCCCTCGGCCATAATCTGCCTGGGACGGGACAAGCTGGGGGCGGTCTACGTGCTGGAGGCGGAGATCGAGAAGCGCAGCCCGGACTCGATCATCGAGGCGGTGCTGGAGCTGTACAGCCGACGCGCCCCCGCGCTGATCGGGGTGGAGAGCGTTCAGTTCCAGGAATTTTTCAAGGACGAGCTGCGGAGGCGGGCGAAAGAGGCCGGAATTTATCCGCCGGTGCGGGGGATCAAGAGCACCAAGGACAAGCTTCTGCGAATCCAGCGCCTTCAGCCCCTGGTGTGTAACGGCACACTGCGTTTCCAGAAACGCCAGCACTCCCTGCTCGACCAGTTGCGGCTGTTCCCCAAGGCGGAGCACGATGATGGCCCGGATGCGTTGGAAATGGCGCTGCAGATGCTGGAGAAGGTCTCCAGGCCCGAGGGGTTCCATTTCGAGAGCCCCAGGACAAGCACTCAACAACTGAGGAAGGTGTTCGGCTGA
- a CDS encoding cation:proton antiporter has translation MSRVFSLAALILLMLLLLRLPVGGGATLSMSLGFVLLGGFLLGKLAQRAGLPGITGYLIAGILFGPHAAGFLDRRAVADLSAINSFALSLIALSAGGEVSLSRVRSRLSSFTLITGSQVLVTLIGVSVVMFLAGRWFTAGLSTLDCLVFGLLFGVSALTTSPASTVAVIVESDARGRLSELVLGITILKDILVVVCFAVGLAAGVQLLGLQGGGEGDLTARLAREIGGSVAAGVVLAFIVIFWMRWVRTELTLFVIAVSFLTAEAAAHLHLHTLLICLSAGLLINNLSDRGREFVEAIERGALPIYVVFFAIAGAKIDLGRLAAGWELAAALVASRTLFVWLGATAGARAAGENQPVRGTVWLGLLSQSGVALSLAVIVAATFPGWGELYRDVLIGSIALFESAGPALFKWSLSRAGETAAARNAARAG, from the coding sequence ATGAGCCGGGTGTTCTCGCTGGCCGCCCTGATCCTGTTGATGCTGCTTCTGCTGCGTCTTCCAGTGGGCGGCGGGGCCACGCTGAGCATGAGCCTTGGGTTCGTTCTGCTGGGCGGGTTCCTGCTGGGCAAGCTGGCCCAGCGGGCGGGTCTGCCGGGGATCACCGGCTACCTGATCGCCGGGATACTGTTCGGGCCGCACGCGGCTGGGTTCCTGGACCGCCGGGCGGTGGCCGACCTGAGCGCGATCAACAGCTTCGCCCTCAGCCTGATCGCCCTGTCCGCGGGCGGCGAGGTGAGCCTGAGCCGGGTGCGCTCGCGCCTGAGTTCGTTCACCCTGATCACGGGGTCACAGGTTCTGGTCACCCTGATCGGGGTGAGCGTGGTGATGTTCCTGGCCGGGCGCTGGTTCACCGCGGGACTGTCCACGCTCGATTGCCTGGTGTTCGGGCTGCTGTTCGGAGTTTCGGCGCTGACCACCAGCCCGGCCTCGACCGTGGCGGTGATCGTGGAGAGCGACGCGCGGGGACGACTGAGTGAACTGGTGCTGGGGATCACGATCCTGAAGGATATCCTGGTGGTGGTGTGTTTCGCGGTGGGACTGGCCGCCGGGGTGCAGTTGCTGGGCCTTCAGGGCGGAGGGGAGGGCGACCTGACCGCCCGACTGGCGAGGGAGATCGGCGGGTCGGTGGCGGCTGGAGTGGTGCTGGCCTTTATAGTGATATTCTGGATGCGGTGGGTGCGGACCGAGCTGACCCTGTTCGTGATCGCGGTCAGTTTCCTGACCGCCGAGGCGGCGGCGCACCTGCACCTTCACACCCTGCTGATCTGCCTGAGCGCTGGCCTTCTGATCAACAACCTGTCGGACCGCGGGCGTGAGTTCGTCGAGGCGATTGAGCGCGGGGCATTGCCGATATACGTGGTGTTTTTCGCCATTGCCGGGGCGAAGATCGACCTGGGACGCCTGGCGGCGGGCTGGGAGCTGGCGGCGGCGCTGGTGGCCTCGCGCACGCTGTTTGTCTGGCTGGGGGCCACAGCCGGGGCGAGGGCGGCTGGCGAGAATCAGCCGGTGCGCGGCACGGTCTGGCTGGGGCTGCTCAGCCAGAGCGGAGTGGCACTCAGCCTGGCGGTGATCGTGGCCGCCACGTTCCCGGGCTGGGGCGAGCTGTACCGGGATGTGCTGATAGGCTCGATCGCCCTGTTCGAGAGCGCCGGACCGGCCCTGTTCAAGTGGAGCCTGAGCCGGGCGGGCGAGACCGCCGCGGCGCGCAACGCCGCCAGGGCCGGCTGA
- a CDS encoding cation:proton antiporter, with product MSESSLTILSVLLVTLVALAGGRVLLRTRAGQNPGYFRFTTALYLVLGLALGGQGFGLAGPELLHNLEPVKELALGWIGLLFGLQLRWTHLRRFPAVFFRVLLLESGLSLLAVGGALWLVVSRFFPEALEDPVSAVAVLAALGAVSSPTATALAAVAGGRVRHRLARLAHFTTSLDPLLPLVLFALAAGYRHPAGGGAWAALEWVAASVLLGLILGLLFYSFARHRHNERELTLLIIAFAVFAGGVASYLALSSLFVTVVLGSTLTNLLPAGERVFRILVTREKPILILLLVLTGADWRIGSAAGASAVILLLAAYLVARSVVKTTVMALASRARSADLEPGAWRGGLALLGQGGMSVALLANCQLLFQGESESTIVTVGLLAVICAEFFSARAARAALFMDSADREDA from the coding sequence ATGAGCGAATCCAGCCTGACAATCCTGAGTGTGCTGCTGGTGACCCTGGTGGCCCTGGCGGGCGGGCGTGTGCTGCTGCGCACGCGGGCTGGGCAGAACCCGGGCTATTTCAGGTTTACGACTGCCTTGTACCTGGTGCTGGGCCTGGCGTTGGGCGGCCAGGGGTTCGGCCTGGCCGGACCGGAGCTGCTGCACAACCTGGAGCCGGTTAAGGAACTGGCCCTGGGCTGGATCGGGCTGCTGTTCGGGCTGCAGTTGCGCTGGACACACCTGCGGCGGTTCCCGGCAGTGTTTTTCCGCGTGCTGCTGCTGGAATCCGGGCTAAGCCTGCTGGCGGTGGGCGGGGCGCTCTGGCTGGTTGTCAGTCGGTTCTTCCCGGAGGCGCTGGAGGACCCGGTTTCCGCGGTGGCGGTGCTGGCTGCGCTGGGGGCGGTGAGCAGCCCCACGGCCACGGCCCTGGCCGCGGTGGCGGGCGGCCGCGTGCGGCACCGTCTGGCCCGCCTGGCGCATTTCACCACCAGTCTCGACCCGCTGCTGCCGCTCGTGCTGTTCGCCCTGGCGGCCGGGTACAGGCACCCGGCGGGTGGAGGGGCCTGGGCCGCGCTGGAATGGGTTGCGGCCTCGGTGCTTCTGGGGCTGATCCTGGGCCTGTTGTTCTACTCTTTCGCCCGTCACCGTCACAACGAGCGCGAGCTGACCCTGCTCATTATCGCATTCGCGGTGTTCGCGGGCGGGGTGGCCTCGTACCTGGCGCTTTCGAGCCTGTTCGTGACCGTGGTGCTGGGTTCGACCCTGACCAACCTGTTGCCAGCCGGGGAGCGTGTTTTCCGGATCCTGGTCACCCGGGAAAAGCCGATCCTGATCCTTCTGCTGGTGCTGACCGGGGCGGACTGGCGGATCGGGTCGGCAGCGGGTGCGTCCGCGGTGATTCTGCTGCTGGCGGCGTACCTTGTGGCGCGCAGCGTGGTGAAGACCACGGTGATGGCCCTGGCCAGCCGCGCGCGCTCGGCCGACCTGGAGCCGGGCGCCTGGCGCGGCGGCCTGGCGCTTCTGGGCCAGGGCGGGATGAGTGTGGCCCTGTTAGCCAACTGCCAGCTCCTGTTCCAGGGGGAAAGCGAGTCCACGATTGTGACAGTGGGCCTTCTGGCCGTGATCTGCGCCGAGTTCTTCTCGGCCCGGGCGGCGCGGGCCGCTCTTTTCATGGACAGCGCAGACAGGGAGGATGCATGA
- a CDS encoding PTS sugar transporter subunit IIA: protein MKLMDFVSPDTVIPDLTGCSKEELLGKMVDCLREAGKIKDTSRLLASLMEREKIMTTGIGRGIAVPHAISAEVQEQLIVLGRAPQGVDYDSLDRAPVHFVFLLVGSPASSDRHLKTLARISRLIQHSNFVESIKKAATVDEILGILSEEDAKHKG, encoded by the coding sequence ATGAAACTGATGGATTTCGTCTCTCCCGACACCGTGATCCCGGACCTGACGGGATGCAGTAAGGAGGAGCTCCTCGGCAAGATGGTGGACTGTCTGCGCGAGGCCGGCAAGATCAAGGACACCTCGCGCCTTCTGGCCAGCCTGATGGAGCGCGAGAAGATCATGACCACCGGCATCGGTCGGGGTATCGCGGTGCCGCACGCGATATCGGCCGAGGTCCAGGAGCAATTGATCGTGCTTGGCCGGGCGCCGCAGGGGGTGGACTACGACTCCCTGGACCGCGCCCCGGTGCATTTCGTCTTCCTGCTGGTCGGCTCCCCCGCCTCCAGCGACCGCCATCTGAAAACCCTCGCCCGGATCAGCCGCCTGATCCAGCACTCCAACTTCGTCGAATCGATCAAGAAAGCCGCCACGGTGGATGAAATCCTCGGCATCCTGTCTGAGGAGGACGCCAAACACAAGGGTTGA
- the thrC gene encoding threonine synthase, with the protein MSYSCWFQCINPDCREKYPINSVIYTCERCGNLLEVTHDTSALAAAHDAEGWKHLFDKRYKSAEWPYGSAIWGKKEWVCPAVEDRNVVSMYEGGTNLFWAERLGRMIGVEDLWIKLCGNSHTGSFKDLGMTVLVSMVRQMISEGTDIQAVACASTGDTSAALAAYCACAGIPSIVFLPKGKISTAQLIQPISNGAITLCLDTDFDGCMAIVKEVTREKRIYLANSMNSLRIEGQKTVSIEIAQQFEWQIPDVVVIPGGNLGNVSALGKGFDMLLDLGLTTKKPRIVVAQAAKANPLYQSYKTGFREFHPVTAGKTLASAIQIGNPVSFRKAVDALKKYDGIVEQATENELANACALGDLTGLFNCPHTGVALAVTLKLVHRGVIKPTDRVVVVSTAHGLKFTEFKTEYQRGGLTEVNARYLNGLVELPADVSTVRKAIDEQVRRRQELAVDWHIWE; encoded by the coding sequence ATGAGCTATAGCTGCTGGTTCCAGTGCATCAATCCCGATTGCCGGGAAAAGTATCCGATCAATTCAGTGATCTACACCTGCGAGCGCTGCGGCAACCTGCTGGAAGTGACCCACGACACGTCGGCCCTGGCCGCCGCGCATGACGCCGAGGGCTGGAAGCATCTTTTCGACAAGCGTTACAAGAGCGCCGAGTGGCCCTACGGCAGCGCGATCTGGGGCAAGAAGGAATGGGTCTGCCCGGCGGTGGAGGACCGCAACGTGGTCTCGATGTACGAGGGCGGGACCAACCTGTTCTGGGCCGAGCGCCTGGGACGGATGATCGGGGTGGAGGACCTCTGGATCAAGCTGTGCGGCAACAGCCACACCGGGAGCTTCAAGGACCTGGGCATGACCGTGCTGGTCTCGATGGTCAGGCAGATGATCTCGGAGGGGACGGATATCCAGGCCGTGGCCTGCGCCTCGACCGGCGACACCTCGGCCGCGCTGGCCGCCTACTGCGCCTGCGCCGGCATCCCCTCGATCGTGTTCCTGCCCAAAGGCAAGATTTCGACCGCGCAACTGATCCAGCCGATCTCGAACGGGGCGATCACGTTGTGCCTGGACACGGATTTCGACGGCTGCATGGCGATAGTCAAAGAGGTGACCCGGGAGAAGCGTATCTACCTGGCCAACTCGATGAACAGCTTGCGGATCGAGGGCCAGAAGACGGTCTCGATCGAGATCGCCCAGCAGTTCGAGTGGCAGATACCGGACGTGGTGGTGATCCCGGGCGGCAACCTGGGCAACGTGAGCGCCCTGGGCAAGGGGTTCGACATGCTGCTGGACCTGGGGCTGACCACCAAGAAGCCGCGGATCGTGGTGGCCCAGGCGGCCAAGGCCAACCCGCTGTACCAGAGCTACAAGACGGGTTTCCGCGAGTTCCACCCGGTGACCGCGGGCAAAACCCTGGCCAGCGCGATCCAGATCGGCAACCCGGTGAGTTTCCGCAAGGCGGTGGATGCGTTGAAAAAGTACGATGGGATCGTGGAGCAGGCGACCGAGAACGAACTGGCCAACGCCTGCGCCCTGGGCGACCTGACCGGGCTGTTCAACTGCCCGCACACCGGGGTGGCCCTGGCAGTCACGTTGAAGCTGGTGCACCGGGGCGTGATCAAGCCCACCGACCGGGTGGTGGTGGTCTCGACCGCGCACGGGCTGAAATTCACCGAGTTCAAGACCGAGTACCAGCGCGGCGGCCTGACCGAGGTGAACGCGCGCTACCTGAACGGCCTGGTGGAGCTGCCGGCGGACGTGTCCACGGTGCGCAAGGCCATCGACGAGCAGGTGCGCCGCCGTCAGGAGCTCGCGGTAGACTGGCATATCTGGGAATAA